CCCAGGActtaactaatttatttttctctACAGAGGATAACGACAGCGACGGCTCATACAGCAAAGGTTCCGAATACGAAAAATACGGTGAAGAGGAAAAGTATGAAGAACGTAGGACCCACGACAAGTTCTCCATTGGCAAGAACGGTATTAGTGCCGAGCGAACGAAATCAAAGAGAGGTGAAAGAAAAGAAGTCGAAGGCGAATATGAGAAAGACTACGAAAGGAAAGGTGCGAATTGTTGTTTGATCGACGAtaaattacgattttttttccgAGAATAAAATCGGTTGACGATAGTCAGTGGAAAATTTTCCAGTCACAGAGTGTCGAATGAAAAAGAAAATCCAAACTAATGTACATCAAATTTCTGAATCCTTCGAATGACTAGTAGTCAGGTCGATATTGTGAGTCTCTGCCCGCGGTCATCAGTCAGTCCTACCTAATTTTGCCAGGAAGAGCTGCCTTCCAACTTAAGCCACGCGTCTTGAGGAAACCTTCCGGACGCTGCTGGAAACCTTTCAACTCCCCGCTCGGTGTACGAACTAAAATAATCAACTTACATATCACTTAGACGCCATGACTTCAATGAATCTTTTTCATATGTTCatttattcttatataaaaaaatggtaatGTGTATACATATATGGTAATAATATATGTGAGCAATTtttaccgacttcaaaaaaaagaTGGTTCTCAACTCGACTGTTTTTTTATGTGTGTGAGTCAGAATTTTTTTCTACTTGAagcgatttcgatgattattttaTGATGATGACAGTGAGATAATTATCCTTAACAATGCACGATTCAATGTTTCATTGTTCACgttaattttattctaatttcATTTTGTTGGGAGTCCTATCTTGTTTTTTGTTATCCTTTAATTTTTgaattagaatttttaatattacaatttgCGGATCCTTATACTTAGTACTGTTCCCGATCGTACGACACGAGCTGTTTCATAAAGCAGCCTTCCTAGGCCCAACATTCAGATAAGAGTCGAAGTAATCATCATAAATCCATTTCTAGAGAACAACGGCGGATCCTCCGAATATtcagagagagaaagagagagtttGGAAAAATCAAAAGAAAGGTACGGCGAGCAGTCGTCTAAGTCCTTCTCGTTGGGTAAATCCGGCTTGAAGAAGCAGGATAATTCAAAATCGTATTCCGACAAGGAAGAGTCGAAACTGGAAAAGGAAAAGAAATATGGTGAGCTTATAATACCCCCGAATCGAACTTTTGTGGAGACAATTCAAAACCGTTTTTAAGCGTTTGGACAGGTCGACAGGAATGGTTcgcgaagttttattttaaaactgaccATGACTCGAACAGGTGATAGGCAGTTCGTGTTTTGTCATATGGCAATGTCAAATGGCAGTATTCATTTCAAAACCAAAAGTTGTCTCGTAGTCAATTGATCGCATTGCACGACCCAATATGTGTGAGAACCCTTGGGCTAATTGGTACTCATTTTGAGTCAAAAGTTttctattttattcttttattaatcTTGTAGTCAGGCGCGTGTAAACCACATGATggttgttttattgcttagatgggtggacgagttcatagcccatccggtgttaagtgcggtggtacctaaaCGGAGAGTactcagcggtaggcagtggcttgactcTACCCCTACCATTGCTAACCTCCatgatccggtaaccactaattggtggttggacctctagtgagttcgcacgggtaggtccaccctgcctatttctgccgtgaagcagtaatgcgtttcggtttgaaaggtggggttgccgttgtaactatactgagaccttagaacttatatctccaggtatgtggcgcatttacgttgtagatgtccatgggctcgagtaaccacttaacaccaggtgggctgtgagctcgtccatccatctaagcaataaatattaaaaaaagcctCGTtcaaagaaggacatgtcataacgctcgggtaAAACCGTAgagggggagctcattccaaaaccgCATGGTTCGtagcagaaaagatctctggaaacgcactgtggacgaATGCAGTGTGTTTCTAGGTAGTATGCATGAGCTCTACTCCAATAGCGGACGGGGTGCGaaggtaaaaacgagatgatatcCTCTCAAACAAACCCTCAgagcataataaaaataataacagatTCTCAAAATCCTGAAATTTGGAAAGAAATCTAACAACAGTATTTTCTTTGAGTTTCATGAGGCATAGAcataaagctacttttacggtttaatgtcATGTTTGGAATGATATCTTCTCAAAAAATCCCTCAGAGCGCTCCCCATGTAACATACACTACAAACAGAGCGAGAATCGAGACCTAAATTCAATTCACCACACTCGGAGACAcaagagttctccacttcagacaaaagttttgattgtcTCCTGCACCACGCTCCAAGATAGACTCTGATGGCACATATATCGCGCAttccccgtgctgtcatccgcatagcaacgcatgccatcaatagataataggatgaaaagcgtgggcgAGAGCACCCagccttgtggaacgccagcgttaatggtcatggcaTCGAAGCAGTAGCCATGTACGACGACTGTGATGGTCCGTCCACCTAAAATGGTAGCGATCCCCTTCCGAGTCCCTCGAGGAATTCATAAATTGGTAACTTCGACAGTACCAGACCCTGTCggaggccttcgcgatatcaagcggacttgctctccaaggcttgaGCTCACCTGTAGCGAGCGAGTGTCACTTCGACAGAATTAGCGAATATCTAAATAACTTTCTATATCTTTTGTATAGAAATCTTTTACATATCTTTTATATATGCTGCAGAGCTTTCGATTCGAATcttaatattacatatatttaaaaggTAACTAAACTTCTTAATAcagaaaagaaaacaaaaatcaacaaTGAAAGGCAGTTAGATGAAGATGAGAACGAAAGGAGAACTGTTGTAGGCCGAGATGAGCAAAGGCAAGATGACCAAAGCCGAGACGACCAAAGCCGAGATGACCAAAGCCAAGATGAGGAAACTGGCAGCGACGATAGTGACAAAAATAGAGGAAAGGATACTGACGATAAATATTCCGAGACAGGAACCAATAAATCATCAGAAACGAAGACAGGCAAGCGTGATGGCTCGAAGAGCGGCGTCACAGTCGAAAGGGAAAAATCCGAATCCAACAAGAAAAGTcgtgaatttgaaaataaagaagCTGAATCTTCGACCTATAGGGGTGAGtactacataattaaattaaattggacACGAGggaggagagagagagggaatacactttattgcacatcaAAACACAGTTAGCCTTAAAAAACAGTTGACAACcagacactttttttattgtctagatgtgtggacgagctcacagcccacctggtgttaagtggttactagagcccatagacatccacaacgtaaatgcgccacccaccttgagatgtaagttctaaggtctcaagtatagttacaacggctgccctacccttcaaaccgacacgcaatactgcttcacggcagaaataggcagggtggtggtacccaccggcgcggactcacaagaggtcctaccaccagttaaaaccGTCTGGTTCGTGTACCGTTCGTGTGTCTTTTAGGAAGGCATTGAATATACTGACTGCTGCTAGTCACGTCCACCCtgttccatttcttttttttttcataccacCTGTCGAGTATCAGTCATTGTAGACGGCATGTCCTGACAAAGAGGTTTCACGCCACGTCACGTATTCTTCACGTATATTCTTGTCACCGAAGCTCTTTACTACTCGATTGACTTATCATCTACATCAACAGATAAGAATCGGTCAGTGAACAGTGGCTCGGAACGCAAGAGTTCCGGTAAAGACGAGGAGTACAGTGAACAGAACTCCAGTAATAAATCCTTTAACGACGGCGATGCATCGGCTGACTACCAAACCAAATCTAAGAAGGTTGAAAAGAATTCTGCCAGAGATAAAAAGGAAAAGGAAAAAACTGACACAAGAAGTATAATTTTAGATagaattttgtattaaatttctgAAAGCAGTTATTTATTGCAAGGATTTatggattattattaatattttagattCTGACGGAACGTACAAAACTTCTGAGCGCGAAAAAGAACAATCTTCTAGAGTGAATCAAAGTAAGGGCAGCAACTCTCGGGATTCCTCGGAGTCAGACAAATCTGGCCGAAAAGTGAATAAAGAAACAGAAACGTACTCTGACAAAGACGCGCAGACTTCAGAAAGTGAACGTACTCAAAGTAAAGGTGAGTGTACAATGAACTACGTACTACAAATGAAACATGTGAATTCACAGTGAATTGTGTAGCTGCGGAAGTGATACTCTCGTTCGCAGGCACTCACAGACTGCGACAGAAGTCTGTATCTAGTGTACGAAAGAGAGAATCTCTTtttgattataaatttattttacccttttcacttaggttACGTAAGTGGTATCTTTACACATATCGAGATACCTAGTTGCTAGAACAACGAAAATCTTTCTTTGGTTGGGAATTTCGTTtaagaattagaaaaaatagaaattggtttgaaaaaaaaaaaattttattcacagaaaaaaaaaatacagcgcCCAAGAATAAGGGCAAAAAGGGAACCTCTACAGAAACAGATGGAGTCACTAAGAATGCTAGTAAGCAGAAGGAGAAGGTGCCTAAAGATGGAAGTAAAAGCTCCACGAATGATAGCGaaggcaaacaaaaaaacaaagaccAATCAAAGGGACAGAAAAATAATCAAGACGGACAAGACTCTTCGACGAACGAAAATTCCAAAAAGACAGATGATAATGTTGCAAAGAAAGAAGAACCCAATAATCAAAAGAGAGAACAAAAAGGAAAGACAAGATGTGGCTCTAGGAAAACTGAGAGTTCCAAAGCGAAAGAAGATAGAAGCAAGAAAAGCACTACCGATAAGGACCAGCGCGACGACAAAAAAGATTCCTCCAGCAAAAACATAGACAAGCCTAAAGATGGGTCATCATCGGATAAAGACTCAGAGAAGGCTAAGCCTAACGACAGATCACCATCGCATAAAGACACAGAGAAGGTAAAGCCTAACGACAGATCACCATCGCATAAAGACACAGAGAAGGTAAAGCCTAACGACAGATCACCATCGGATAAAGACACAGAGAAGGCTAAGCCTAACGACAGATCACCATCGCATAAAGACACAGAGAAGGTAAAGCCTAACGACAGATCACCAACGCATAAAGACACAGAGAAGGTAAAACCTAACGACAGATCACCATCGCATAAAGACACAGAGAAGGCTAAGCCTAACGACAGATCACCATCGGATAAAGACACAGAGAAGGCTAAGCCTAACGACAGATCACCATCGCATAAAGACACAGAGAAGGTAAAGCCTAACGACAGATCACCATCGTATAAAGACACTGAGAAGGCTAAGCCTAACGACAGATCACCATCGGATAAAGACACAGAGAAGGCTAAGCCTAACGACAGATCACCATCGCATAAAGACACAGAGAAGGCTAAGCATAACGACAGATCACCATCGGATAAAGACACAGAGAAGGCTAAGCCTAACGACAGATCACCATCGCATAAAGACACAGAGAAGGCTAAGCCTAACGACAGATCACCATCGCATAAAGACACAGAGAAGGTAAAACCTAACGACAGATCACCATCGCATAAAGACACAGAGAAGGCTAAGCCTAACGACAGATCACCATCGGATAAAGACACAGAGAAGGCTAAGCCTAACGACAGATCACCATCGTATAAAGACACTGAGAAGGCTAAGCCTAACGACAGATCACCATCGGATAAAGACACAGAGAAGGCTAAGCCTAACGACAGATCACCATCGCATAAAGACACAGAGAAGGCTAAGCATAACGACAGATCACCATCGGATAAAGACACAGAGAAGGCTAAGCCTAACGACAGATCACCATCGCATAAAGACACAGAGAAGGCTAAGCCTAACGACAGATCACCATCGCATAAAGACACAGAGAAGGTAAAACCTAACGACAGATCACCATCGCATAAAGACACAGAGAAGGCTAAGCCTAACGACAGATCACCATCGGATAAAGACACAGAGAAGGCTAAGCCTAACGACAGATCACCATCGCATAAAGACACAGAGAAGGTAAAGCCTAACGACAGATCACAATCGTATAAAGACACAGAGAAGGCTAAGCCTAACGACAGATCACCATCGGATAAAGACACAGAGAAAGCTAAGCCTAACGGCAGATCACCATCGGATAAAGACACAGAGAAGGCTAAGCCTAACGACAGATCACCATCGCATAAAGACACAGAGAAGGTAAAGCCTAACGACAGATCACCATCGCATAAAGACACAGAGAAGGCTAAGCCTAACGACAGATCACCATCGGATAGAGACACAGAGAAGGCTAAGCCTAACGACAGATCACCATCGGATAAAGACACAGAGAAAGCTAAGCCTAACGGCAGATCACCATCGGATAAAGACACAGAGAAGGTAAAGCCTAACGACAGATCACCATCGCATAAAGACACAGAGAAGGCTAAGCCTAACGACAGATCACCATCGGATAAAGACACAGAGAAGGCTAAGCCTAACGACAGATCACCATCGGATAAAGACACAGAGAAGGCTAAGCCTAACGACAGATCACCATCGGATAAAGACACAGAGAAGGCTAAGCCTAACGACAGATCACCATCGGATAAAGACACAGAGAAAGCTAAGCCTAACGGCAGATCACCATCGGATAAAGACACAGAGAAGGTAAAGCCTAACGACAGATCACCATCGCATAAATACACAGAGAAGGCTAAGCCTAACGACAGATCACCATCGGATAAAGACACAGAGAAGGCTAAGCCTAACGACAGATCACCATCGGATAAAGACACAGAGAAGGCTAAGCCTAACGACAGATCACCATCGGATAAAGACACAGATAAGACATTCGACAAAAACATAGACAATAAAAGGCCCAAGGACGGTTCATCATCGGATAAGAACGTAGAGCAGGAAAGGGAGAACTACAAATCCGAATCTAGCCGAAATGAATTTGAAAACCAAAAATCTGCACATTCGAGATATGAGGGTGGGTACTTTTGTTTAAGTAGCACATGCAGACGCAACTACGAAATGAGGTGGAAGTTTGTGTGCATTATAAGAAACTTCCATTTGCGCTCTATATGAGAGTCGAGCTCACCCAGTGTTAAGTGGCCATCAGTCCAATCTATTTAGGGTAGACGACGCTACACCACAAAGATTGTACAAGGTCTTCTTTCGgggattaatttaatttaattttttgatagATAACGGTGGTTTGAAAGAAAAAAGCTCGCAATCTAAGAATTACGGAAGAGACGAGAAGTACAGTGAAGAGAAGGAGAGGAGTTCCACTGGGAAGTTTGGATCGAATGACTCCCGAGCACGTTCTACAAAAGCCGAAGAGGAACATGTCAGGAAGTCACAAGAAGAAACACA
The sequence above is drawn from the Bombyx mori chromosome 11, ASM3026992v2 genome and encodes:
- the Ser2 gene encoding sericin 2 isoform 1 precursor (isoform 1 precursor is encoded by transcript variant 1; The RefSeq protein has 53 substitutions, 1 non-frameshifting indel compared to this genomic sequence), coding for MKIPYVLLFLVGVAVVNALPNPLFGGLVKSLSKKKQIFEDKFENLKENVGEKFENLKENVGEKVENLKENVGEKLENIKEKAGEKFENLKDNVGEKFENLKDNVGDKLEAAKEKAGEIKKKLVDVGEDLKDELTEDKKIKISISKDEGLTLEKEGYKSDYDRNEYEERGSEHQEDNDSDGSYSKGSEYEKYGEEEKYEERRTHDKFSIGKNGISAERTKSKRGERKEVEGEYEKDYERKENNGGSSEYSERERESLEKSKERYGEQSSKSFSLGKSGLKKQDNSKSYSDKEESKLEKEKKYEKKTKINNERQLDEDENERRTVVGRDEQRQDDQSRDDQSRDDQSQDEETGSDDSDKNRGKDTDDKYSETGTNKSSETKTGKRDGSKSGVTVEREKSESNKKSREFENKEAESSTYRDKNRSVNSGSERKSSGKDEEYSEQNSSNKSFNDGDASADYQTKSKKVEKNSARDKKEKEKTDTRNSDGTYKTSEREKEQSSRVNQSKGSNSRDSSESDKSGRKVNKETETYSDKDAQTSESERTQSKEKKNTAPKNKGKKGTSTETDGVTKNASKQKEKVPKDGSKSSTNDSEGKQKNKDQSKGQKNNQDGQDSSTNENSKKTDDNVAKKEEPNNQKREQKGKTRCGSRKTESSKAKEDRSKKSTTDKDQRDDKKDSSSKNIDKPKDGSSSDKDSEKAKPNDRSPSHKDTEKAKPNDRSPSDKDTEKAKPNDSSPSHKDTEKAKHNDRSPSDKDTEKAKPNDRSPSHKDTEKVKPNDRSPSHKDTEKVKPNDRSPSHKDTEKAKPNDRSPSDKDTEKAKPNDRSPSHKDTEKVKPNDRSPSYKDTEKAKPNDRSPSDKDTEKAKPNGRSPSDKDTEKAKPNDRSPSHKDTEKVKPNDRSPSHKDTEKAKPNDRSPSDRDTEKAKPNDRSPSDKDTEKAKPNGRSPSDKDTEKVKPNDRSPSHKDTEKAKPNDRSPSDKDTEKAKPNDRSPSDKDTEKAKPNDRSPSHKDTEKVKPNDRSPSYKDTEKAKPNDRSPSDKDTEKAKPNGRSPSDKDTEKAKPNDRSPSHKDTEKVKPNDRSPSHKDTEKAKPNDRSPSDRDTEKAKPNDRSPSDKDTEKAKPNGRSPSDKDTEKVKPNDRSPSHKDTEKAKPNDRSPSDKDTEKAKPNDRSPSDKDTEKAKPNDRSPSHKDTEKVKPNDRSPSYKDTEKAKPNDRSPSDKDTEKAKPNGRSPSDKDTEKAKPNDRSPSHKDTEKVKPNDRSPSHKDTEKAKPNDRSPSDRDTEKAKPNDRSPSDKDTEKAKPNGRSPSDKDTEKVKPNDRSPSHKDTEKAKPNDRSPSDKDTEKAKPNDRSPSDKDTDKTFDKNIDNKRPKDGSSSDKNVEQERENYKSESSRNEFENQKSAHSRYEDNGGLKEKSSQSKNYGRDEKYSEEKERSSTGKFGSNDSRARSTKAEEEHVRKSQEETHSEQREKTRSDGVTKYNDGDEHFDSDDTEKTKPNGRSPSHKDTEKAKPNDRSSSDKDTEKTFDKNIDNKRPKDGSSSDKNVEQERENYKSESSRNEFENQKSAHSRYEDNGGLKEKSSQSKNYGRDEKYSEEKERSSTGKSGSNDSRARSTKAEEEHVRKSQEETHSEQRGRTRSDGATTSNDNDKQYDSDDKNNSSTKHKKTVMRSEQSDSSQNENSTSESKKFAKTDGSNKYEAESSSHKQQEARKQSNRVVEKSTDGDNEESYRSESSSSSSSSSSSSRSSSSSTYTGSHDDSSEE